A DNA window from Thermus islandicus DSM 21543 contains the following coding sequences:
- a CDS encoding mannose-1-phosphate guanylyltransferase, with product MKAYALVMAGGRGERLWPLSREDLPKPFLPLLNGKTLLEATLERIAPLVPKENTLLVVRKDQEAVARPYADGVRLLLEPLGRDTAGAVLLGVATALREGADRLLVLPADHYVGDEEAYREALAAMLEAAEEGYVVVLGLRPTRPETEYGYIRLGPREGLWYRGEGFVEKPSYAKALEYLKGGYVWNGGVFAFTPGTMAELFRRHLPSHAEALTRLLRGEPLEGVYGGLPKISIDYGVMEKAEALRVVLGRFPWDDVGNWRALERVFAQDEQENVRLGGGRHVALDTFGCVVYADRGTVATLGVSGLVVAKVGDEVLVVPKDRAREVRELVRLLEAP from the coding sequence GTGAAGGCCTATGCCCTGGTCATGGCGGGAGGGCGGGGGGAGAGGCTCTGGCCCCTCTCCCGGGAGGACCTCCCCAAGCCCTTCCTGCCTCTCCTGAACGGCAAGACCCTATTGGAGGCCACCCTGGAGCGCATCGCCCCCCTGGTGCCCAAGGAGAACACGCTCCTCGTCGTCCGGAAGGACCAGGAGGCGGTGGCCCGCCCCTACGCCGACGGGGTTCGGCTCCTCCTCGAGCCCCTGGGGCGGGACACCGCCGGGGCCGTGCTCCTCGGGGTGGCCACCGCCTTAAGGGAGGGCGCAGACCGCCTTCTGGTCCTCCCCGCCGACCACTACGTGGGGGACGAGGAGGCCTACCGCGAGGCCCTTGCGGCCATGCTGGAGGCGGCGGAGGAGGGGTATGTGGTGGTCCTGGGCCTCAGGCCCACCCGCCCGGAGACGGAGTACGGCTACATCCGCCTGGGGCCGAGGGAGGGCCTTTGGTACCGGGGGGAGGGCTTTGTGGAAAAGCCTTCCTACGCCAAGGCCCTGGAGTACCTGAAGGGAGGGTACGTGTGGAACGGAGGGGTCTTCGCCTTCACCCCCGGCACCATGGCCGAGCTCTTCCGCCGCCACCTGCCGAGCCACGCCGAGGCCCTCACGCGCCTCCTCCGGGGGGAGCCCCTGGAAGGGGTGTATGGGGGGCTCCCCAAGATCTCCATAGACTACGGGGTGATGGAGAAGGCGGAGGCCTTGAGGGTGGTCCTGGGCCGCTTCCCCTGGGACGATGTGGGCAACTGGCGGGCCCTGGAGCGGGTCTTCGCCCAGGACGAACAGGAGAACGTGCGCCTGGGAGGGGGGCGGCACGTGGCCCTGGACACCTTCGGCTGCGTGGTCTACGCCGACCGGGGCACGGTGGCCACCCTGGGGGTCTCCGGCCTGGTGGTGGCCAAGGTGGGGGACGAGGTCCTGGTGGTGCCCAAGGACCGGGCCCGGGAGGTGCGGGAGCTGGTGCGGCTCCTCGAGGCGCCGTGA
- a CDS encoding S1 RNA-binding domain-containing protein translates to MELEAGSIVEGRVVRVTDFGAFVELPGGEQGLVHISQIAHEFVRNVRDFLNEGDIVQVMVKGRDPKGRLDLSIKDLTPAPEGSPPPRPRRLPKQSPEFENKLKSFLRGTGGFGGGKKKGGKRKR, encoded by the coding sequence GTGGAGCTAGAAGCAGGAAGCATCGTAGAGGGCCGCGTGGTGCGGGTGACGGATTTCGGCGCCTTCGTGGAGCTCCCTGGGGGAGAGCAGGGCCTGGTGCACATCTCCCAGATCGCCCACGAGTTCGTGCGGAACGTCCGGGACTTCCTCAACGAGGGGGACATCGTCCAGGTCATGGTCAAGGGGCGCGACCCCAAGGGCCGCCTGGACCTCTCCATCAAGGACCTGACCCCCGCTCCCGAGGGCAGCCCTCCCCCCAGGCCCCGGCGCCTGCCCAAGCAGTCCCCCGAGTTTGAGAACAAGCTGAAGAGCTTCCTCCGGGGCACGGGAGGCTTTGGGGGCGGGAAGAAGAAGGGCGGGAAGAGGAAGCGGTGA
- the folK gene encoding 2-amino-4-hydroxy-6-hydroxymethyldihydropteridine diphosphokinase: MKAYVGLGSNLGDRAAYLLAGLSALSRLPETRLLRLSPVYETDPVGPPQPLYLNLVAELETGLPPRLLLSEMLRIEERLGRERKERFGPRTLDLDLLLYGDLVVEEEGLRVPHPRLHQRAFVLVPLVDLLPTGRHPLLGRTFAELLASLDSRGVRPLVL; encoded by the coding sequence GTGAAGGCCTACGTGGGCCTAGGGAGCAACCTGGGGGACCGGGCGGCCTACCTCCTTGCGGGGCTTTCCGCCCTCTCCCGGCTGCCCGAGACCCGCCTTCTCCGGCTTTCCCCCGTCTACGAGACCGACCCCGTGGGCCCGCCCCAGCCCCTCTACCTGAACCTGGTGGCCGAGCTGGAGACGGGGCTTCCGCCCCGGCTCCTCCTCTCCGAGATGCTCCGCATAGAGGAGCGCTTGGGCCGGGAGCGCAAGGAGCGCTTTGGCCCAAGGACCCTGGATCTGGACCTCCTGCTCTACGGCGACCTGGTCGTGGAGGAGGAGGGCCTGAGGGTGCCCCACCCCCGCCTGCACCAGCGGGCCTTCGTCCTGGTGCCCCTTGTGGACCTCCTGCCTACGGGCCGCCACCCCCTCTTGGGCCGGACCTTCGCCGAGCTCCTGGCCTCCTTGGACTCGAGGGGGGTCCGGCCCCTTGTGCTATAG
- the trxA gene encoding thioredoxin: MAKPIEVNDASFEEVLRGSSLVLVDFWAEWCAPCRMIAPILEELAQEYDGKLVVAKLDVDENPKTAMRYRVMSIPTVILFKEGQPVEVLVGAQPKRNYQARIEKHLPPGA; encoded by the coding sequence ATGGCGAAGCCGATAGAGGTGAACGACGCCAGCTTTGAGGAGGTCCTGAGGGGTTCTTCCCTGGTCCTGGTGGACTTCTGGGCCGAGTGGTGCGCCCCCTGCCGCATGATCGCCCCCATCCTGGAGGAGCTGGCCCAGGAGTACGATGGCAAGCTCGTGGTGGCCAAGCTGGACGTGGACGAGAACCCCAAGACGGCCATGCGCTACCGGGTCATGAGCATCCCCACGGTGATCCTCTTCAAGGAAGGCCAGCCCGTGGAGGTCCTGGTGGGGGCCCAGCCCAAGCGCAACTACCAAGCCAGAATAGAAAAGCACCTACCCCCGGGCGCATGA
- the plsX gene encoding phosphate acyltransferase PlsX, with translation MRVALDAMGGDRAPQVTVRGALLAAREGVEVVLVGDEEVLRAELRRLGGSLPLVHAPDAIRMEDQATQVRKRPQSSIAVAMDLLRRGEVAAVVSMGHTGATLAAALFALGRVRGVERPALLVEFPSQKGRTFLLDGGANADCRPGFLVQFAAMGLAYAEASGVLAPKVGLLSIGEEEGKGNALVLEAYPLLREALGERFYGNVEGRDILLGTVEVVVTDGFTGNVVLKLAEGEAKVLLAWIKEALTSSPMARLGGLLARGALRRVKDRVDPARYGAMPLLGVEGPVFVGHGSADELAVKNALLRARALVRAGLMDRVRQRLAALHV, from the coding sequence ATGAGGGTGGCCCTGGACGCCATGGGGGGGGACCGGGCTCCCCAGGTGACCGTGCGGGGGGCCCTGCTGGCCGCCCGGGAAGGTGTAGAGGTGGTCCTGGTGGGGGACGAGGAGGTCCTGAGGGCGGAGCTTCGCCGCCTCGGGGGAAGCCTCCCCCTGGTTCACGCCCCCGATGCCATCCGCATGGAGGATCAGGCCACCCAGGTGCGCAAGCGCCCTCAGAGCTCCATCGCGGTGGCCATGGACCTCCTGAGGCGGGGAGAGGTGGCGGCCGTGGTCTCCATGGGCCACACGGGGGCCACCCTGGCCGCGGCCCTCTTCGCCCTGGGCCGGGTCAGGGGGGTGGAAAGGCCCGCCCTTTTGGTGGAGTTCCCCAGCCAGAAGGGGCGCACCTTCCTCCTGGACGGGGGGGCCAACGCCGACTGCCGCCCGGGCTTTCTGGTGCAGTTTGCCGCCATGGGCCTGGCTTACGCCGAGGCGAGCGGGGTCTTGGCCCCTAAGGTGGGCCTCCTCTCCATTGGGGAGGAGGAGGGGAAGGGGAACGCCTTGGTCCTCGAGGCCTACCCCCTCCTGAGGGAGGCCTTGGGCGAACGGTTCTACGGCAACGTGGAGGGGCGGGACATCCTCCTGGGGACGGTGGAGGTGGTGGTCACCGACGGCTTCACCGGGAACGTGGTCCTGAAGCTGGCGGAAGGGGAGGCCAAGGTGCTCCTCGCCTGGATCAAGGAGGCCCTCACCTCTTCGCCAATGGCCCGGCTGGGCGGGCTTTTGGCCAGGGGGGCCCTGCGCCGGGTGAAGGACCGGGTGGACCCGGCCCGGTACGGGGCCATGCCCCTTTTGGGGGTGGAGGGGCCCGTCTTCGTCGGCCACGGTTCGGCAGACGAGCTGGCGGTGAAAAACGCCCTCCTCCGGGCCAGGGCCCTGGTAAGAGCGGGGCTCATGGACCGGGTGCGGCAGCGCTTGGCCGCCCTACACGTCTAG
- a CDS encoding PIG-L deacetylase family protein, giving the protein MVDLLVVVPHPDDETFGAGGALLLAKEAGLRTGILTLTRGEAGRTLGLCPPEALPQVRLQELQRAAEILEVDFLEALAFPNALPQKAEGGPRGRATERGLADHPEAKEAIRERLFRLKPRFVLTFPPDGINGHPDHVAASRYVREAAQDLAQVVYFVRPEGPFPVTHRLRLPEWALARKLKALAQHRTQALSVLAFMERHPERLWTETFHLPLAEGTREGPWW; this is encoded by the coding sequence ATGGTAGACCTCCTGGTGGTGGTCCCCCACCCGGACGACGAGACCTTCGGTGCCGGGGGGGCCCTGCTCCTGGCCAAGGAAGCGGGCCTCAGGACGGGCATCCTCACCCTCACCCGGGGGGAGGCGGGGAGAACCCTGGGCCTCTGCCCGCCGGAGGCCCTACCGCAGGTCCGCCTCCAGGAGCTCCAGCGGGCCGCGGAGATCCTGGAAGTGGACTTCCTCGAGGCCCTTGCCTTCCCCAACGCCCTCCCCCAAAAGGCGGAGGGCGGCCCTAGGGGGCGGGCTACGGAAAGGGGCCTCGCCGACCATCCCGAGGCCAAGGAGGCCATCCGGGAGAGGCTTTTCCGCCTCAAACCCCGGTTCGTCCTCACCTTCCCCCCGGACGGCATCAACGGCCACCCCGACCACGTGGCGGCAAGCCGCTACGTCCGGGAGGCGGCGCAGGACCTGGCCCAAGTGGTCTACTTCGTTCGCCCCGAAGGCCCCTTCCCCGTGACCCACCGCCTGCGCCTGCCCGAGTGGGCCCTAGCGCGCAAGCTCAAGGCCCTAGCCCAGCACAGGACCCAGGCCCTCTCAGTCCTGGCCTTTATGGAACGACACCCGGAACGCCTCTGGACCGAGACCTTCCACCTGCCCCTGGCCGAGGGCACCCGGGAGGGACCTTGGTGGTAA
- a CDS encoding glycosyltransferase family 4 protein, which produces MRVAMLAPIAWRVPPRRYGPWEQVVFDLTEALLDLGVEVVLYATCDSKTRAPLRCTARKPLWEDKEADWKVEEFLHIAKAMEEAGEFDLLHNHYDFMPLYFTPFVRVPVLTTIHGFSSERIKKVYRRYAALPHVHYVAISEADKDPGLPYLGVVHHGVDPGRYPLGEGGKHLLVLSRIHPDKGIREAILFARRARLPLKIAGPIQDEAYFRDQVAPLLGEGVEFLGPVDPEARGELLAGAIALLHFVNFKEPFGLAPVEAMMSGVPVLARPLGALPETVRHGETGFLVEGWEEALDYLERLKTLDRKAIRLYAEARFSRRRMAEDYLTLYRKVVGA; this is translated from the coding sequence ATGAGGGTGGCCATGCTGGCCCCCATCGCCTGGCGCGTCCCCCCCAGGCGCTACGGCCCCTGGGAGCAGGTGGTCTTTGACCTCACCGAGGCCCTTCTGGACCTCGGGGTGGAGGTGGTCCTCTACGCCACCTGTGACTCCAAAACCCGGGCCCCCCTGCGCTGCACCGCCAGGAAGCCCCTCTGGGAGGACAAGGAGGCGGATTGGAAGGTGGAGGAGTTCCTCCACATCGCCAAGGCCATGGAGGAGGCGGGGGAGTTTGACCTTCTCCACAACCACTACGACTTCATGCCCCTTTACTTCACCCCCTTCGTGCGGGTCCCGGTCCTCACCACCATCCACGGCTTCTCCAGCGAGAGGATCAAGAAGGTCTACCGCCGCTATGCTGCCCTGCCCCACGTCCACTACGTGGCCATCTCCGAGGCCGACAAGGACCCGGGCCTCCCCTATTTGGGCGTGGTCCACCACGGGGTGGACCCGGGGCGCTACCCCCTTGGGGAAGGGGGAAAGCACCTCCTTGTCCTCTCCCGCATCCACCCGGACAAGGGGATCCGGGAGGCCATCCTCTTTGCCCGGAGGGCGAGGCTGCCCCTGAAGATCGCCGGGCCCATTCAGGACGAGGCCTACTTCCGGGACCAGGTGGCCCCCCTGCTGGGAGAAGGGGTGGAGTTTCTGGGGCCCGTGGACCCCGAGGCCCGGGGCGAGCTCCTTGCGGGGGCCATCGCCCTCCTCCACTTCGTGAACTTCAAGGAGCCCTTCGGCCTTGCCCCCGTGGAGGCTATGATGAGCGGGGTGCCCGTCCTAGCGAGGCCCCTGGGGGCCCTCCCCGAGACGGTGCGCCACGGGGAGACGGGGTTTTTGGTGGAGGGCTGGGAGGAGGCCTTGGACTATCTGGAGCGGCTTAAGACCCTGGACCGCAAGGCCATCCGCCTCTACGCCGAGGCCCGGTTCTCCAGGAGGCGGATGGCGGAGGACTACCTAACCCTTTACCGAAAGGTGGTGGGAGCGTGA
- a CDS encoding archease, whose protein sequence is MVVRPLDHTADVGFALEAESLEGLFQAALEGLLQVMFQNPPRGGKRRRRLVLKAEDLETLLVRYLNELLYLIQTKGFVPGRARLRITPVRGGFRLTATLWGEPLGEGLGFQGEVKSATYHGLSVRQEGGRWRAQVILDV, encoded by the coding sequence TTGGTGGTAAGGCCCCTGGACCACACCGCCGACGTGGGCTTCGCCCTGGAGGCGGAAAGCCTCGAGGGACTCTTCCAGGCGGCCTTAGAAGGACTTCTCCAGGTAATGTTTCAAAACCCCCCTCGGGGAGGGAAGCGGCGGCGGAGGCTGGTCCTTAAGGCCGAGGACCTGGAAACCCTGCTGGTGCGCTACCTCAACGAGCTCCTCTACCTCATCCAAACCAAGGGCTTCGTACCCGGAAGGGCCAGGCTCCGGATCACCCCCGTCCGAGGGGGGTTTCGCCTCACCGCCACCCTGTGGGGCGAGCCCCTGGGGGAAGGCCTTGGCTTCCAAGGGGAGGTGAAGAGCGCCACCTACCACGGGCTTTCCGTGCGCCAGGAAGGGGGCCGCTGGCGGGCCCAGGTGATCCTAGACGTGTAG